Proteins co-encoded in one Octopus sinensis linkage group LG6, ASM634580v1, whole genome shotgun sequence genomic window:
- the LOC115213316 gene encoding zinc finger protein 709-like, with protein sequence MFQKVSKRYKCGICGKLLTTMSNLVIHRRTHTGEKSYNCEVCKKAFSVKSLVIHKRTHTGEKPFHCEICGKSFSHKGYLKIHKRVHTGEKPFQCEICGKSFSYKGYLKIHKRVHTGEKPYNCEICGTAFSIFKSLQYHQLIHTGEKPFHCEICGISFSDKGYIKIHKRTHTGEKPYHCEICGKSFSHKGYIKIHKRVHTGEKPYHCEICGKAFSVFSSVKYHQLSHTGEKQYDCEICGKSFSSKGYIKIHKRTHTGEKPFHCEICGKAFSLFCSVRIHQLIHTGEKQFHCEICGKTFSQVGNLSRHKRTHTGEETYKCDDCGKAFSTASACEIHRGVHSKPYHCEICDKAFSIKYSLTIHKRLHTGEKPYPCDICGKGFTNRGTLMRHKHSHTGEKRHHCEICGKAFPQKYGLTLHKRIHTGEKPYRCEICGKDFSDSSSLKSHKRIHTGEKPYSCEICGKAFSVNGSLKRHRRTHTGERPYHCLICGQKFSLKTSLTIHNRIHTGEKP encoded by the exons atgTTTCAGAAAGTGAGCAAACGTTACAAGTGTGGTATTTGTGGTAAATTACTTACTACAATGTCTAATTTAGTTATTCACAGGCGCACTCATACTGGGGAGAAGTCGTACAACTGTGAAGTATGCAAGAAAGCATTCTCTGTAAAAAGTTTAGtgatacacaaacgcacgcacacaggagagaagccatttcactgtgaaatatgtggaaaatcattttCTCATAAAGGTTACTTAAAGATTCACAAACGTgttcacactggagagaaaccatttcagtgtGAAATCTGTGGAAAGTCCTTTTCTTATAAAGGTTATCTAAAGATACACAAACGTgttcacactggagagaaaccatacaactgtgaaatctgtggcacAGCATTTTCAATATTTAAGAGTTTACAATATCATCAACTTATTCACACTGGAGAAAA accatttcactgtgaaatatgtggaaTATCATTTTCTGATAAAGGTTACATAAAGATTCACAAACGTActcacactggagagaaaccataccactgtgaaatatgtggaaaatcattttctcataaaggttacataaagatacacaaacgtgttcacactggagagaaaccatatcactgtgaaatctgtggcaaaGCATTTTCTGTATTTAGTAGTGTAAAATATCATCAACTTTCTCACACTGGAGAAAAACAATAtgattgtgaa atatgtggaaaatcattttCTAGTAAAGGTTACATAAAGatacacaaacgtactcacacaggagagaaaccatttcattgtgaaatctgtggcaaaGCATTTTCGCTGTTTTGTAGTGTAAGAATTCATCAGCTTattcacactggagaaaaacaattccattgtgaaatctgtggcaaaACATTTTCTCAAGTTGGTAATTTATCAAGACATAAGCGTACTCACACTGGGGAGGAAACATACAAGTGTGATGACTGTGGGAAAGCTTTTTCTACTGCAAGTGCCTGTGAAATACACAGAGGTGTGCACTCAAAACCTtaccactgtgaaatctgtgataAAGCATTTTCTATAAAATACTCTTTAACAATACACAAACGtcttcatactggagagaagccatatccttGTGACATATGTGGGAAAGGGTTTACAAACAGAGGTACCTTAATGAGGCATAAACAtagtcacacaggagaaaaacgacaccactgtgaaatctgtgggaaagCATTTCCTCAAAAATATGGACTAAcattacacaaacgtattcacacaggagagaaaccatatcggtgTGAAATTTGTGGAAAAGACTTTTCTGATAGTAGCAGCTTAAaaagtcacaaacgtattcatactggagaaaaaccgtactcctgtgaaatctgtgggaagGCATTTTCTGTAAATGGTAGTTTAAAAAGACACAGACGTACTCacacaggagagagaccatatcactgttTAATATGTGGACAAAAGTTTTCACTTAAGACCAGCTTAACAATACATaaccgtattcatacaggagaaaagccataa